The sequence below is a genomic window from Lolium perenne isolate Kyuss_39 chromosome 4, Kyuss_2.0, whole genome shotgun sequence.
GCTGTCCTCCAAACGTCTATCTCCTCTAAAATCTTTGCGATCATTGCATTCGCCGACCTGTCCTTTTTCTCGAAGATTCGTTGATTTCGTTCCTTCCATAGTTCCCAACAGACAAGGTTGGCCAGAGGGAAAATGATCTTGCGTCTCTCCTTTGGCTGCTCCCCCAGCAGGCCCCGGTACCAACATTGGAAGTTGTTGTTTGCATTAGACCAAGAGTCCGGCTTTAGTGCATCTTGATTGAACGTAGTGGCGATGGATGACCACACACTCAGACTATATGGACATTCGGTGTAGAGGTGTGTTGTCGTCTCTAAACTCCTGCGGCAAAGAGGGCAGAAATACTCATTCTCCCAGCGGCGCAGCATCAATTTGTCTGCTGTTAGCACCCGGTCAAGCATTAGGGTCCACATAAAAAACTTGCACCTAGCTGGTGCCCAACCCTGCCAAATAATCTTCTTGTGGTCGGTAGTCACGGCGCCGATGAATTGTAGTAGGTACACGGACTTGGCTGTGTAGAAGTTTTTCCCACCAAAAGTCCATGTGATGTCATCCGGAGCTTGTGTGAGTTGTATATTGTTAAGCAGGATTTCCAAGCGAAGTAATTCGTCGGAGTGGCCAATGTCAAGGGAGAAACGAAGGTCCGACAACCATTTTTTATCTGTAAGCGCTTCTTTGACCGTGCGGTTCTTACGGACAGATATTTTATAGAGCTACGGCACAATCTCTCTTGGAGACATCTCATGCAACCATTTATCATTCCAGAAATTTGCCGTTTGGCCATTGCCAATGGTTATTTTGGTCGCAGCATCAAATAATGCGCGGTCTTGGGCGGTTACAGGTGTTTTCAAATGTGCCCATGGCTTATTTGGATGTTTCCATTTTTGCCACATCCATCTTAGGCGTAGCGCCCTACCGAAGGAATCAATGCAGTGAACACCTAGCCCGCCGAGTTTCTTTGGACGGCACACGGTCTTCCAATTTACCTTACACTTTCCTCCTTTGCAAGAGGTTTCTCCGGACCATAGCCAAGCTCTACGACGTTTGTCGAATTCTTTCTTGACCCATGCCGGCATTTCGCTGATGCTCATCATGTATACTGCTAGAGAGGTTAAAACGGAGTTTAGCATCTCCAGCCTACCGGCTTTGCTCATGAGTCGTGCCTTCCATGTAGCTAAATGTCGGTCCATTTTGTCGAGGAGCATCTGCCAATCTGCTTTGGTAAGCTTTTTGATGGATAGGGGCATACCCAAATACATGCAAGGGAAAGGGGAGGTGCCAATTCCAGCAATATTAGCCAACTCTTGGACATTTATGTGTTGGCAACTGAGTCCTGTAATTCGTGATGAGTCCTGTAGCACGGCCAAAGATGGACAGGATCTCCCCCAGGCCAGTGATATCTTGTTGCGTAGGTTTGAGGAAAAGTGCAACATCATCAGCGTAGAAGGAAGCTCGGAAAGAGCACTGTTTGCCTTTGAGTTTAGATATGACCCCAGCATCTGTTGCTATTTCAAGGAGGCGGTGTAAAGGTTCCAAGGCGAGGTCAAAAAGGAAAGGTGACAGGGAGTCTCCTTGCCTAAGTCCACGAAGATGATGTATTCTTCTGCCGGGGACTCCGTTTATGAGCACTCTGGATGAGGCTGAACGGAAAAGCAATGAGATCCAGTTTCTCCATCTAAGCGGAAAtcctctagcttccaacatgtcaaTGATGTATGTCCAGGAAACTGTGTCAAAGGCTTTGGCAATGTCCAACTTCAGAAGTAAAGTTGGAGTTCCTGTCTTGTGGAAATGTTTGGCCATGTTTTGCACATACAAGAAGTTGTCTTGGATGTTCCTCCCACTAATAAACGCGCTTTGACAAGGCGAGATTAGCTCGTCCAGGTGTGGTTGTAGTCGTAGAGCCAGAATTTTGGAGACAAGCTTTCCAAAGGCATGAATCAGGCTAATGGGTCGATAATGATTCATCTGTGCTAGCTGATCATTTTTGGGTAAGCGGATGAGGAAGGCCATGTTTAGATTGTCAAAGGAGGGGTCGTTGAGGTTGTAAAACTTGTTTAATGCATTTAGGAGGTCATCCTTGATGATGTTCCATGAGGTTCGAAAGAAACCTCCCGAAAACCCGTCAGGGCCCGGCGCCTTGTCAGTTGGTGTATCGAATACAGCCTTCTTTAGCTCTTCTAAAGTGAAGGGTACGTCGAGGTCGGACAGGTCAGGAGTTGGTAGGTTTAGCTGGGCCCAGTCGAAACACTCTGTAATCCGAACTGATGTACCCATGATAGCGTTGAGATGATGAAAGACTGGCTCCTCAAGTTCGCCTGGAGTTGTGGCGATGCCTGACTCCGATTGTAGGGATTGGATTCTGTTTTTTTGCCTGCGGTGTGTTGCACGAGAATGGAAGAATTTGGTGTTGGCATCTCCCAGCTGCAACCATTTGATTCTGGCCCTTTGTTTGGCTTTGATCCTATTAATGACAGCCAGTCCAACTGccctagatttcagggtggatcgCAGCTCGTGTTCTTCCATAGTTAACAATCTTGTTTCCTGCGCAGTATCAAGCCTGAGCATTATTTCTTGACCTAGTAGTATTTGCTTTCTGATATGCCCAATATAGTTCTTTGCCCAAATCTTAAGATCCCTGGCCAATCTTCTCAACTTGAAGTCGAGCACCGCAAAGTGGTTTGTAAACCTACAAGGGGTATTCCAGGATTGCTGCACCACTGAGCTATAGCCTTCCAGCAACGGCCAGTAACTTTCAAAACTAAATCTAGGCGGCAACCCTTGTTGCAACGTCTTGAACAAGAAGAAGAGGACAGTGGTCAGACATGGAGGACGCTTGCGGCAGGAGTTTGGCGGCTTGGAATAGTTCATCCCAACCATCATTGCAGAAGGCACGGTCAAGGTGCACCAAGGTTGGATCAATTTGCTCATTACTCCATGTGTACCGCCTTCCGATCAGCTTTATCTCTTTCAGGAAGCTGGTATCAACCACGTGCCTAAATCTTCGCATCCAGGTTCTGTTGACCCTCCTTTTATTCTTGTCTTGGTCATGTAGGATGAGATTGAAATCCCCGATGACCATCCATGGCCCAGTTATTTGGGCGTGCAACTGAATCAGCTCTTGTAGGAAGGAGAGCTTGCGCTCATCGTCGGCAGGTACTTTCTGTTTCATCTCAAACTTTGAAGACTATGTTGTACAAAATAATCTCAATGAAACTGAGGTTTGCACATTTCAGTTTGGAGACAAAGAGGACTCTCTGATCGCAACAAGGCGTACCATCTGAACTTAGTTGGTGAAGTTATCAGCATTAGAGTTGTAGCTAGTTATAGATGTAGAAGATAAACTGTGAACTTGTTGGACTGAGAAATATTTCATGTAGAAGATAAATTTACAGCCCAACCACTGCAAGATGGTTTTGAATCTGTGTCTCAATTATCCGACAGCTTAACCAGTAACCAAAAGTTCAGATAAAAATCTGAAATGGCTAGCGCACAAATGTCAAACATCGAAAGGTGAAATTCATGAAAAAGGAAAACATAAACCATTCCTTATTCATTAATCAAAATTCTGAAAATTGACAGATTCATTCTAACCACACTCAAATAGACACAGATCGATCTGTAAGAAATATGAATTACAGACCAAGAGAAAACTTTCTTCTTCCCGAAGGCGGCGAAGAATTAATTAAGCAGCAGACAGAGTGAAATGTgaataataataaaaataaattaagCAAACTCATGAAGCGAGATCGATGATGACGTCTAGACGAATGCGTGCTTCTCGAGCAGTATATATATTAAGCTAGCATATAGAGTCATAGCTTGTAATACATGAAGTATTCCAAACCTAACGGTAAAAGTAAACCCGGGGCATCGCCACGGCATATCGGCTGATATGGCCTCTACCATGCAAGGTTACTTGTTTTATCTTATGAATGTACTAGCATAGACACATATAAATAATAAAATGTACCTTTGGGTTTAGATCCTCATATTGTTTCATTAGTGCAGCGAATAGTTAGAACTCATAGGCCAAAAAAATCCTTACTATATCTACACCATGAATAAGACAACAATTTGCAGAAATGATGGCATTTTTTATTTGAACTCCAGCCACGTCATGCCAGTGCAGACAATCTTACTCTAGGTACTTCTAACAAACATAATTATTTGCTTTCTTCCTGTGTAGTACATTTTATTTTTTTCGCCATAAATTATGTGATGTTTGACGGATCCGAAGGAGAGAAGTATGAGTGATAACGATGGTGCTTCCAGTTTAAGCTCAAACTTGAAAGACTATGTTGTACAAAGCAATCTCAATGAAAATGATGTTTGCACCTTCTAATTTGGAGACAAAGAGGGCTCTTTGATCGCGACGGTGCGTACCATCTGAATTTAGTCGGTGAAGTTATCAGCATTAGGGTTATAGCTAGTTAATAATGTAGTAGAAGATAAACTGTGAACTTGTTGGATTGAGAAACGCACATGATAAATTTTGCAACCATACAACTGCAAGATGGTTTTGAACTGGTTTCTCAATTACCCGACAGCTTAACCAGCAACACAAATGTCCAACATCGAAGGGTGAAAATTCATGAAAAAGGTAAACACATAAACCATTCCTTATTCATTAATCAAAATTCTTGAAAATTGACAGATCCATCCTAACCACACTCAAATAGATACAGACCGATCTGTAAGAAATATGAATTACAGACCAAGAGAAAACTTTTTCTTCTTCCCGAAGGCGCGCGGAGACGAATTAATTAAGCAGCAGACCATACAGAGTGAAATGTGAATAATAATAATAACAATAAATTAAGCAAACTCATAGTACTATGAAGCAAGATCGATGACGTCTAGCTAGACGAATGCGTGCTTCTCGAGCAGCTTGAGCACCTCCTCCTGGCTGTTGAGTCTCGCCACGTCGATCGCCGTCTTCCCGTCCAGGTTCTGCAGCGTCCTGCATTTCAGTTCGCCATGCATGATCTCGTTACTATAAGGTTCACTGGCTGAGTGGAGCTAGCCGATATATATGTATGCGTCAGCCATGGCAGAGTTGGCTTACACGGAGGCGCCGTGGTCGAGGAGGAGCGCGACGCACGCCTCGCGGCCGTATCCGGCGGCGTAGTGCAGTGCGGTGTTCTTGTTCTTGTCGACGGCGTCGGCCGCCGCGCCGGCCTCCAGGAGCGCCTGCGCGCACGCCAGCTCGCCGTAGCCGCACGCGAAGTGCAGGCCGCGACGCCCCTCCGAGTCCTCCTCGTCCTTGTCGACGCCGTCCTCCAGCGCCTTCTTCAGGCCCTCCACGTCGCCCACGCTCGCCGCGTGGTGGATCACCGACTCCTCCTCGTACTCCTCGCCGACGTCAActgtttcttcttcctcctctgcctcgggtccggcggcggcggcggacgggcCGCCCACGCCCATCGCGCGGCCGAACTTCTGCAGCGCCTCCGGGTCGTTCCAGTACCTGAATTGAAAACCAGACAAGATCACATTTATGCCGTGGCCAAAGCTAGGAATCAAGAAACCGGCCGAGATGTCCATGAACGAGCTACGACCGTACTTCATCATGGCGGCGGGCCCGCCAGACTCGATCTCGTCGAGGATGGGCTTGAGCGAGGGGTCGTCCTTCATGCGGGCGACGCGGGCCTGGAGCTGCTCCTTGTGGGCGGGGTCGGTGAGGCCGCCGAGCACGGAGGACATGGCCGGGTCCTGCATGAGCGCGCTGCCGAGGCGCTCCGCCATGGCCACGAACTGCGGGTTCTGCATCAGCTGCTGCATCGTCGACACGTACTTCTGCGGGtccagcgccgccgccagctCCTGCGGCGACCGGGGGGCTGACGCCGAGGACGCCGCCGGAGAGGGCGCCACCGTCTTCTGCAGCTGCTCCGCCATCTCGCTGAAGGACGGGTCCTTGGCGATCTGCTCCGCCATCTCCTTGATGCTCGGGTCCTGCCCAGGGTCGAAATGGACACAAATTTTCTCGTTACATCGAGGCAAATTCAAGACAACCGATTCGAACTTCCAACTGTGAGCTACGAACAGAGCAAAACAGAGTAGTATTGCTTATTTTGTAGGAGTCGTAAATGTTTCAGAAACTTCGTCTCTAACTGTGTTTTTACGGAGCTATCCAGATGCTTACATTGAGCAAGTTCATCATGGTGGAGAAGTCGAAAGGGCCGCCCGGCGCCGCCCTGCGCGCCCCAGCCGGAGGAGGCTGTTCTGCGGCCGCCACCGCCGCAGCCGGGGGCGGCGCCTCCTCGGACTTGACGGCCGTCTTCTCCTCTGCGGAAACAAATTACAAACATTCCGGTTAATCATCCAACTAAACACGCAAGAACAGAACAGAACAGCAAATCAAGCAGAGGTCCCAAATCGTGCACTTGAAATGGCAACAAGAATTGGAAGAGAAGAGACGAGACGAATGAATGAGTTGTGGATGGATTACTGACCTTGAGTAGCCATGTCGAGTGACGATGGCAGTGGAGACTCGAGACAGGAGAGGGGCTCGTGTAGTGCTCTCGGTGGTAGtagcgatgatgaagaagatgataaGGTGATGGATGGAGAGGAGAGACTGCGACCAACCAGATGTCGAGATGGTTTTGCTTTTCCCGGCCTATTTTTCACCTGCTAACGCTTGGCCGACTCCTATTTGTACACGTCACACTCAGCAGTTGGAAGGTAGATCTCTCCAGTTGTGAATTTGTGATCCGAATGTAAAAGTGTTTATTTACCACAAGAAAAGATTTCCCCACTAGCATTATATTGGTTCATAGAGAAGAATTATCCGCTTTAATGCCGACACGTCGGCCAAGTGATTGCCTTCTCTAAAGATATTTTTGGGCTGAGTCCGGGAAAATAACAGTTTTACCATTTCTCATCAAGAACTACTTTGAGGTCATCATAGAGAACAAATTATCCAAAC
It includes:
- the LOC127291728 gene encoding ankyrin repeat domain-containing protein 2A encodes the protein MATQEEKTAVKSEEAPPPAAAVAAAEQPPPAGARRAAPGGPFDFSTMMNLLNDPSIKEMAEQIAKDPSFSEMAEQLQKTVAPSPAASSASAPRSPQELAAALDPQKYVSTMQQLMQNPQFVAMAERLGSALMQDPAMSSVLGGLTDPAHKEQLQARVARMKDDPSLKPILDEIESGGPAAMMKYWNDPEALQKFGRAMGVGGPSAAAAGPEAEEEEETVDVGEEYEEESVIHHAASVGDVEGLKKALEDGVDKDEEDSEGRRGLHFACGYGELACAQALLEAGAAADAVDKNKNTALHYAAGYGREACVALLLDHGASVTLQNLDGKTAIDVARLNSQEEVLKLLEKHAFV